In a genomic window of Parambassis ranga chromosome 24, fParRan2.1, whole genome shotgun sequence:
- the mcm3 gene encoding DNA replication licensing factor MCM3 — translation MATDVVDNQEMREAQRDYLDFLDDDQDQGVYQSKVRNMISENKARLIVNINDLRRRNEARASKLMNNAFEELLAFQRALKDLVASVDATYAKQYEEFFIGLEGSFGSKHVSPRTLTSRLLGSMVCVEGIITKCSLVRPKVVRSVHYCPATKKTMERKYTDMTSLDAFPSSAIYPTKDEENNPLETEFGLSIYKDHQTITVQEMPEKAPAGQLPRSVDIILDDDLVDMVKPGDRVQVVGTYRCLPGKKGGFTSGTFRTIMIACHVKQMSKEVSPSFSAGDVAKIRKFCQTRSIDVFDQLSRSLAPSIHGHEYIKKAILCMLLGGVEKVLENGSRIRGDINILLIGDPSVAKSQLLRYVLHTAPRAIPTTGRGSSGVGLTAAVTTDQETGERRLEAGAMVLADRGVVCIDEFDKMSDMDRTAIHEVMEQGRVTIAKAGIHARLNARCSVLAAANPVYGRYDQYKTPMENIGLQDSLLSRFDLLFIVLDQMDPEQDREISDHVLRMHRYRDPREQEGAAMALGGTVDVLATDDPDAIGEEQEELQIYEKHNNLLHGSKKKKDKIVSKEFMRKYIHIAKAVTPVLTEEAANHIAEEYSRLRSQEQMGSDIARTSPVTARSLETMIRLSTAHAKARMSKTVDLEDSEVAVELVQFAYFKKVLEKEKKRSRRERESGSEEEEDEEVSTQRSQKKRGRRGSQGSEPYSPYDFSEDQDVPEIQTGTPKPAKPQQEEPMDATSQAEDSELPADRLKEFKSSLFAVFQSAHAQSVKMATLMDGINKDREKRFAEPEVRAALTRMQDDNQVMVADDIIFLI, via the exons GCTGATGAACAATGCCTTTGAGGAGCTGCTGGCGTTTCAGCGTGCTCTGAAGGACTTGGTGGCCTCGGTAGACGCCACCTATGCCAAGCAGTACGAGGAGTTCTTCATCGGCCTGGAGGGCAGCTTCGGCTCCAAGCACGTCTCCCCACGAACGCTGACCTCCCGCCTGCTGGGCAGCATGGTCTGTGTGGAGGGCATCATCACAAAGT GTTCTCTGGTCCGTCCCAAAGTGGTGCGCAGTGTTCACTACTGCCCGGCGACTAAGAAGACAATGGAGAGGAAGTACACAGACATGACCTCCCTTGATGCCTTCCCCTCCAGTGCCATCTACCCCACCAAA GATGAGGAGAACAACCCTCTGGAGACAGAATTTGGCCTCTCCATCTACAAAGACCACCAGACCATCACGGTGCAGGAGATGCCAGAGAAAGCCCCCGCTGGGCAGCTGCCTCGCTCTGTTGACATCATCCTTGACGACGACCTGGTGGATATGGTCAAACCAGGAGACAGGGTGCAGGTGGTTGGGACATACCGCTGCCTGCCTGGCAAGAAGGGAGGGTTCACCTCTGGCACGTTCAG GACCATTATGATCGCCTGTCATGTCAAACAGATGAGCAAGGAGGTGtccccctctttctctgcagGCGATGTGGCTAAAATCAGGAAGTTCTGTCAGACTCGTTCCATA GATGTCTTCGATCAGCTGTCTCGATCCCTGGCTCCCAGCATCCACGGCCACGAGTACATCAAGAAGGCCATTCTGTGCATGCTGCTGGGAGGTGTGGAGAAGGTGCTGGAGAACGGCTCCCGCATCAGAGGAGACATCAACATCCTGCTCATCG gtgatCCATCAGTTGCCAAATCCCAGCTACTGCGTTACGTGCTCCACACCGCACCCAGAGCCATCCCCACCACTGGTCGAGGCTCATCTGGTGTCGGTCTGACTGCTGCCGTCACCACAGATCAGGAGACAG GTGAGCGTCGCCTGGAGGCGGGTGCCATGGTGCTTGCTGACCGTGGTGTCGTGTGTATTGACGAGTTTGACAAGATGTCTGACATGGATCGCACTGCCATCCACGAGGTGATGGAGCAGGGCCGTGTAACCATCGCCAAGGCTGGAATCCACGCCCGCCTCAATGCCCGCTGTTCTGTGCTTGCAGCTGCTAACCCCGTCTATGGCAGG TACGACCAGTATAAAACCCCCATGGAGAACATCGGCCTCCAGGACTCCCTGCTGTCCCGTTTCGACCTCCTCTTCATTGTGCTGGATCAGATGGACCCTGAGCAAGACCGTGAGATCTCAGACCATGTGCTGAGGATGCACCGCTACCGTGACCCCCGCGAGCAGGAGGGAGCAG CCATGGCTTTGGGAGGGACAGTAGATGTCCTGGCTACAGATGATCCTGATGCGAtaggagaggagcaggaagagctTCAGATCTATGAGAAACACAACAACCTGCTGCATGgaagcaagaagaagaa gGATAAGATTGTGAGTAAGGAGTTCATGAGGAAGTACATCCACATTGCCAAAGCGGTGACACCTGTGCTGACGGAGgaggcagccaatcacattGCAGAGGAGTACTCGAGGCTGAGGAGCCAGGAGCAGATGGGTTCTGACATCGCCAGG ACCTCCCCAGTAACAGCCCGTTCTCTGGAGACCATGATCCGTCTGTCCACAGCGCATGCCAAGGCCCGGATGAGCAAAACCGTTGATCTGGAGGACTCAGAGGTCGCTGTGGAGCTGGTTCAGTTCGCGTACTTTAAAAAG GTtctggagaaagagaagaaacgTTCAAGGCGGGAGCGTGAGTCCGgctctgaggaggaagaggatgaagaggtgtCCACGCAACGCTCTCAAAAGAAGAG GGGGCGTCGTGGTTCTCAAGGCAGTGAGCCCTACAGTCCATATGACTTCAGTGAAGACCAGGATGTCCCAGAGA TTCAGACCGGCACCCCAAAACCAGCCAAGCCACAGCAGGAGGAGCCCATGGACGCCACATCACAGGCTGAGGACTCCGAGCTTCCTGCAGACAG ACTGAAGGAGTTCAAGTCCTCCTTGTTCGCCGTCTTCCAGTCTGCTCACGCTCAGTCCGTGAAGATGGCGACGCTAATGGACGGTATCAACAAAGACCGCGAAAAGCGCTTTGCAGAGCCAGAGGTTCGTGCTGCTTTGACTCGCATGCAGGACGACAACCAGGTCATGGTGGCCGACGacatcatcttcctcatctaA
- the il17a/f3 gene encoding interleukin 17a/f3: MLLVFRALLVLVLASLMDAQKTQTASVKLGTRPKGKTVRLVLDSSLLPHFASTSASANSNMSLSPWTYIESDVISRLPRKISQAQCLTKHCLSLQGEGEDAALDAKPITYQVLVLHRVMRQKAKKKAKNKYDFRLGTEMITVGCTCVRPSIIPQQ; encoded by the exons ATGCTGCTG GTGTTCAGAGCTTTGCTGGTTCTGGTTTTGGCGTCGCTGATGGACGCCCAGAAAACTCAGACAGCCTCTGTAAAGTTGGGAACCAGGCCCAAAGGCAAGACCGTGAGACTAGTCCTGGATTCCTCGTTGCTGCCCCACTTTGCCAGCACATCTGCCTCGGCTAACTCCAACATGTCTCTGTCTCCGTGGACATACAT AGAGTCTGATGTGATTTCTCGTTTGCCCCGGAAGATCTCACAGGCCCAGTGTTTGACCAAACACTGTCTGAGCCTGCAGGGCGAGGGTGAGGATGCAGCCCTGGATGCCAAACCCATCACCTATCAGGTTCTGGTCCTCCACAG gGTCATGAggcaaaaggcaaaaaagaaggcgaAAAACAAGTACGACTTCAGACTGGGGACTGAGATGATCACCGTGGGCTGCACCTGCGTGAGGCCCAGCATCATTccacagcagtga
- the stmn4 gene encoding stathmin-4, with translation MTLAAYKEKVKELPLVSLFCSCLNPRTAEKPAYKAEDAVDLGWCVIKDVEVIELNKRASGQAFEVILKPPSFDGVPELNTSMPQRRDPSLEEIQKKLEAAEERRKCQEAELLKHLAEKREHEREVIQKAFEENNNFIKNAKEKLEQKMEANKENREALLAAMLERLQEKDKHAEEVRKNKELKEEACR, from the exons aTGACTCTGGCAG CCTATAAGGAGAAGGTCAAAGAGCTCCCCCTGGTGTCTCTGTTCTGTTCCTGCCTGAACCCACGCACTGCAGAGAAACCTGCTTACAAGGCAgaag ATGCGGTGGACCTCGGCTGGTGCGTCATTAAAGATGTAGAAGTGATCGAGCTGAACAAGCGGGCATCAGGCCAGGCCTTCGAAGTCATCCTCAAGCCACCGTCTTTTGATGGCGTGCCAGAACTCAACACCTCCATGCCGCAACGCCGTGACCCATCACTGGAGGAGATTCAGAAGAagctggaggctgcagaggagaggcGAAAG TGCCAGGAGGCGGAGCTGCTGAAGCACCTGGCGGAGAAGAGGGAGCACGAGCGCGAGGTGATCCAGAAGGCCTTTGAAGAGAACAACAACTTCATCAAGAACGCCAAGGAGaagctggagcagaagatggAGGCCAACAAGGAGAACAGGGAGGCCTtgctggcagccatgttggagaGGCTGCAGGAGAAG GACAAACACGCAGAAGAAGTGAGGAAGAAcaaggagctgaaggaggaggccTGTCGGTAG